The window TCGGTCAGGGAGATACGCAGATAATTGATATTGCGGCCGAAGCGGTCGAAGGCCATAGCTACTCACTCGCCAACAGTTCAAATGGTTTTAAGTGCCACTAGACGCCCTAACTTATCCTGAACTGTAGCCCTTGCCGGACGGCGCGTCAACGGCAAGGCTGTATTATTATCAATAATATCATAAAAAGGCGCTGATGAGAAGTAGCCGAAACAGAGGGCTTCCGGCGGGAACCAGCAAGACAAATCCAGCGTTGAACAGATATAATAGCGTTGCTCTTCAATAGAGCACCCGATGAATGAAGGTTAGAGTGTTAATTTGAATAGACAGCCATTATTACCGGGCTGGTTGAGCGCCCTGTTGTCGGTTGCGTTTGTGTTTTCCGCCATCGCCGTGTTGTTTTTTGCATACTTCACGGTGCAACATTTGATGAGCGAGTCCGCCAATGAGGCCGCGGCGGATGGCCTGGGCGGCGGTCTGGAGCCGGTGGACAACGGTCTGGCTCCCGTGACCGTCGTCGAGGGGGCCACGCCCGCGCCCACGGTTCAGCCCACGCCGGCCGCCTGGGAAGGCACGGAGCGGGTGAACATCCTGCTATTGGGCATCGACCGCCGGCCGGGCGAGGCGTTCGTGTCGCGCACCGATTCGATGATGGTCATCTCCATCAACCCGGCGACCAAGTCGGCCTCCGTCCTGTCCATCCCGCGCGATCTCTATGTCCAGATTCCCGGCTACGGCGAGGACCGGATCAATACGGCGCTGGTCTATGGGGCCAGAGATGGCGATTATCTCGACGGTGCGGCCCTGGCCATGCAAACCGTTTCGTCCAATCTCAATATTCCCATCCACCATTTCGTGCTGGTCGATTTCGGCGCGTTCGTGAGGATCATCGACATCCTGGAAGGTATCGATGTTGAGGTTCCCTACGATATCGATGATTCGCTCTATCCCGACATGGATTTCGGCTATGATCCCCTGTTCATCCCCGCCGGGCTGCACCATTTCGACGGCCAGACGGCCCTGAAATACGCCCGCACCCGCCATGCCGATAGCGATTTCAACCGCGCCTATCGCCAACAGCAGGTGCTCTTTGCCGCCCGCCGGCAGGCCCTCAATCTGGGCTTTGGCGAACTGTTGCTGCGCGCCC is drawn from Candidatus Promineifilum breve and contains these coding sequences:
- a CDS encoding LCP family protein gives rise to the protein MSESANEAAADGLGGGLEPVDNGLAPVTVVEGATPAPTVQPTPAAWEGTERVNILLLGIDRRPGEAFVSRTDSMMVISINPATKSASVLSIPRDLYVQIPGYGEDRINTALVYGARDGDYLDGAALAMQTVSSNLNIPIHHFVLVDFGAFVRIIDILEGIDVEVPYDIDDSLYPDMDFGYDPLFIPAGLHHFDGQTALKYARTRHADSDFNRAYRQQQVLFAARRQALNLGFGELLLRAPSLYREVEDGIRTDLSLEQILRLATTVGDIPAENMRNAVLDQDYVTSYRTPGGASVLLLNVDAALPLIQDLFSD